Proteins encoded by one window of Nasonia vitripennis strain AsymCx chromosome 5, Nvit_psr_1.1, whole genome shotgun sequence:
- the LOC116417826 gene encoding uncharacterized protein LOC116417826, with protein sequence MAPGPAGPKQDILFKFILSNGKKRIPILIWDELLITKYCKEICSNRVVDINGGYCRAVNRNLKDDLVPYEIIIKENTQLSFLGFHSLSGLKKNEVQKSTFDTIHTLGGLIEISSYIRTKFYLNHNRSGQMTYGLGAITDGVKKITIQVKQFVESQLEMGDYVTVTGTVQGQDTLVTVFCNSMNDITYHPDTKVLSAEELKRGCRPVKRIRTLE encoded by the exons ATGGCTCCTGGCCCAGCTGGCCCAAAGcaagatattttatttaaatttattttgtcaaatggcaaaaaaagaaTTCCAATCCTCATATGGGATGAGCTTCTGATTACAAAGTATTGCAAAGAGATCTGTTCCAATAGa gTAGTTGATATAAATGGTGGTTACTGCCGAGCAGTTAATAGAAACCTGAAAGATGATTTAGTTCCATATGAgataattataaaagaaaacacTCAATTGTCTTTCTTGGGATTTCACTCGTTATCAGgtttaaagaaaaatgaagTCCAAAAGTCAACTTTTGATACCATACATACCCTTGGTGGATTAATTG aaatttctAGTTATATACGTACAAAATTCTACTTAAATCACAACCGAAGTGGACAGATGACTTATGGCTTAGGAGCGATTACAGATGGGGTTAAGAAGATAACAATTCAAGTGAAGCAGTTTGTGGAGAGTCAATTGGAAATGGGTGATTATGTGACTGTGACAGGAACTGTGCAAGGACAAG ATACCCTTGTCACAGTTTTTTGTAACAGTATGAATGATATAACATATCATCCGGATACAAAAGTATTATCAGCAGAAGAATTGAAGCGTGGTTGTAGACCAGTTAAAAGAATCCGTACACTTGAATAG